In Halopelagius inordinatus, a single genomic region encodes these proteins:
- a CDS encoding CPBP family intramembrane glutamic endopeptidase: protein MATDPQSSSSSSDVRTHLRAFGGAVFVVALAFLVAAIFVALGRPVIEAFGVAPDSALGRALTSAAQFVGLGVGAVGYLVVTDQRELVSVRAPTARDAAWVVGGLLGLVGLYLATVLGMEALGIEGADSNLIAQGQDEPLYYLYLVPVTVLLVGPAEELVFRGVAQGTFRRAYGPAVAIAAASAIFAVIHWSSYSGSGRFVTLGVILLLGATLGALYEKTENLVVPAAVHGLFNTTQFVYAYVAATGLL, encoded by the coding sequence ATGGCTACCGATCCTCAGTCTTCCTCGTCGTCGAGCGACGTGCGGACGCATCTCCGGGCGTTCGGCGGCGCCGTCTTCGTCGTCGCTCTCGCCTTCCTCGTGGCCGCCATCTTCGTCGCTCTCGGACGACCCGTCATCGAGGCGTTCGGCGTCGCGCCCGACAGCGCACTCGGCCGGGCACTGACGAGTGCGGCGCAGTTCGTCGGACTGGGCGTCGGAGCGGTGGGGTATCTCGTCGTGACGGACCAACGCGAGTTGGTGTCCGTCCGCGCGCCGACGGCCCGCGACGCGGCGTGGGTGGTCGGCGGATTGCTCGGACTCGTCGGCCTCTACCTCGCGACGGTATTAGGGATGGAGGCTCTCGGCATCGAGGGTGCGGACAGCAACCTCATCGCGCAGGGACAAGACGAACCGCTGTACTACCTCTACCTCGTGCCCGTTACCGTCTTACTCGTCGGACCGGCGGAGGAACTCGTCTTCCGCGGCGTCGCACAGGGGACGTTCCGCCGCGCCTACGGCCCCGCCGTCGCCATCGCCGCCGCGAGCGCCATCTTCGCGGTCATCCACTGGAGTTCCTACTCGGGAAGCGGCCGGTTCGTCACCCTCGGCGTCATCCTCCTCCTCGGGGCGACACTCGGCGCGTTGTACGAGAAGACGGAGAACCTCGTCGTCCCCGCCGCGGTCCACGGCCTGTTCAACACCACCCAGTTCGTCTACGCGTACGTGGCGGCGACGGGTCTGCTCTGA
- a CDS encoding deoxyuridine 5'-triphosphate nucleotidohydrolase, whose product MDFLCSIDGHRTAAEQRQRFFARRDSLGMFRSGGFVAEHIDPLDASQVQPNGVDLTAAAVLEQVEPGRIGTEGKQIGERRELDVDEEGVYRLSPGGYVLQYAETIHIPEGHVGFLYPRSSLMRNSCMLDTAVWDAGYQGKGEGLLEVHHEIALEPRARVAQLVLAEADHEETYDGSYQGERVD is encoded by the coding sequence ATCGATTTCCTCTGTTCTATCGACGGTCACCGGACCGCGGCGGAACAACGACAGCGCTTTTTCGCTCGGCGCGACTCTCTCGGTATGTTTCGCTCCGGAGGATTCGTCGCAGAACACATCGACCCTCTCGACGCCTCGCAGGTACAACCGAACGGGGTGGATCTGACCGCCGCCGCCGTCCTCGAACAGGTCGAACCGGGGAGAATCGGGACGGAGGGAAAACAGATCGGAGAACGACGCGAACTCGACGTCGACGAGGAGGGCGTCTACCGCCTCTCGCCCGGCGGGTACGTTCTCCAGTACGCCGAAACCATCCACATTCCGGAGGGACACGTCGGCTTTCTCTACCCCCGTTCGTCGCTGATGCGTAACTCCTGTATGCTCGATACCGCCGTCTGGGACGCCGGATACCAGGGGAAGGGGGAGGGCCTGTTGGAGGTCCACCACGAGATAGCGCTCGAACCGCGCGCGCGCGTCGCGCAGTTGGTCCTCGCGGAGGCGGACCACGAGGAGACGTACGACGGGTCGTATCAGGGCGAACGTGTCGATTGA
- a CDS encoding pyruvoyl-dependent arginine decarboxylase — protein MSTIYVVRGVGTAPTEMASYDAALAAANVHNYNLVSVSSIVPAGATVEEVDTAPNLGPAGNRLTVVEARETTAEAGTVAAGLGWATGPGPGLFYEASGEDPEAVRRAVEAGLAAGRGLREWEFDDERAVVTTAEADGEGYTTAVTLAAYGESEPIL, from the coding sequence ATGAGCACCATCTACGTGGTCCGCGGCGTGGGCACTGCCCCCACCGAGATGGCGTCTTACGACGCCGCCTTGGCCGCGGCGAACGTGCACAACTACAACCTCGTCTCCGTCTCCTCTATCGTCCCCGCGGGAGCGACAGTCGAGGAAGTCGACACCGCGCCGAATCTCGGCCCGGCCGGGAACCGCCTGACCGTCGTCGAAGCGCGGGAGACGACGGCCGAGGCGGGCACCGTCGCCGCCGGACTCGGGTGGGCGACCGGACCGGGGCCGGGCCTGTTCTACGAGGCGTCGGGCGAGGACCCCGAAGCCGTCCGACGGGCGGTCGAAGCGGGGTTGGCGGCGGGGCGCGGACTCCGCGAGTGGGAGTTCGACGACGAACGCGCCGTCGTCACGACCGCGGAGGCCGACGGCGAGGGGTACACGACGGCCGTCACCCTCGCGGCCTACGGCGAGAGCGAGCCGATACTGTGA
- the secF gene encoding protein translocase subunit SecF, translating into MVEFTVPEVDYTRYTNRQLAAVPLAVLVVALLVIAGWYVATGAPVNQGIEFTGGTEIQVAVDAPPAQAEEQIQQAFSVEPESIRSVPTESTYIVTFQSDDGSSVNPSMLEQQAEDAGFEIRAISSVSPSFGGDTQTLALGGVVAAFLGMSLLVFAMFRTFVPSIAVVISAFSDIVIPLAMMNVLGIELSLGTVAALLMLIGYSVDSDILLNNHVLRRSGDFYESTYRAMRTGVTMTLTSIAAMIVMTVTATIFGIQLLAAIGTVLVFGLAVDLMNTYMLNLSLLRWYKYEGVAR; encoded by the coding sequence ATGGTCGAGTTCACTGTACCGGAGGTAGATTACACCCGGTACACGAATCGCCAACTCGCGGCGGTCCCACTCGCGGTTCTCGTGGTCGCTCTCCTCGTTATCGCGGGCTGGTACGTCGCGACCGGTGCACCGGTGAACCAAGGCATAGAGTTCACCGGCGGCACCGAGATACAGGTCGCGGTCGATGCACCGCCGGCGCAAGCCGAAGAACAGATACAGCAGGCGTTCTCCGTCGAACCCGAGTCCATCCGCTCGGTTCCGACCGAGAGCACCTACATCGTGACGTTCCAGTCCGACGACGGGTCGTCGGTCAACCCATCGATGCTCGAACAGCAAGCCGAAGACGCGGGCTTCGAAATCCGCGCCATCTCCTCGGTTTCGCCGAGTTTCGGCGGCGACACGCAGACGCTCGCTCTCGGCGGCGTGGTGGCGGCGTTCCTCGGGATGAGCCTCCTCGTGTTCGCGATGTTCCGGACGTTCGTCCCCTCTATCGCCGTGGTCATCTCGGCGTTCTCGGACATCGTCATCCCGCTTGCGATGATGAACGTCCTCGGAATCGAACTCTCCTTGGGGACGGTCGCCGCACTCTTGATGCTCATCGGGTACTCCGTCGACTCGGACATCCTGTTGAACAACCACGTTCTCCGGCGGTCGGGTGACTTCTACGAGTCCACCTACCGCGCGATGCGGACGGGTGTGACGATGACGCTCACCTCCATCGCGGCGATGATAGTGATGACCGTGACTGCCACTATCTTCGGCATCCAACTGCTCGCGGCCATCGGGACGGTTCTCGTCTTCGGACTGGCCGTCGACCTGATGAACACCTACATGTTGAATCTGAGCCTCCTTCGCTGGTACAAGTACGAGGGGGTGGCCCGCTGA
- the infB gene encoding translation initiation factor IF-2, with protein sequence MSDTDSDADANSATEPNTLRTPIVAVLGHVDHGKTTLLDKIRGSAVSEGEAGAITQHIGATAVPLETVSEMAGSLVDPDDFDLPGLLFIDTPGHHSFTTLRSRGGALADIAIVVVDVNDGFQPQTIEALDILRRTGTPFVVAANKIDTTPGWNPQEGSPIQKTYDAQSQNASQRLDSNLYEIIGNLSDEGFSADLYWRVQNFQKNVGVVPISAITSEGIPDLLAVLMGLSQRYMKEQMEIDVSGPGAGTVLEVKDERGFGTTLDVVLYDGTVSEDDTIVVGGMDGPIVTDVRALLQPRPNAEIRTEKRFDKVESVTAASGIKIAAPDLELAMAGAPIRVVRDRNLDEVIAEVEAELAEIEVDTEEEGVVVKADTLGSLEAMANALKEAEVPVLRAEVGDIAPRDVAVASTAREDENKVILGFNVDVLPNAKEELEQSDVRLFDDDVIYQLIEEYEEFVEERKRAQQETVLDKIIRPCRFRILEDHVFRQSSPAVVGVEVLSGTLKNNTNIAKWDGNEPNRVGQLSGIQEQGEDVSKARAGKRVSVAIDGPTVGRQIEEGDELWVELPEKHAKILEQELSDDIPADELEALTGYLDKQRQRDPFWGK encoded by the coding sequence ATGTCTGACACAGACTCCGACGCCGACGCGAACTCAGCCACAGAACCGAACACGTTACGCACCCCCATCGTCGCCGTTCTCGGGCACGTCGACCACGGGAAAACCACCTTGCTCGACAAGATACGCGGCTCCGCCGTCAGCGAGGGCGAAGCCGGCGCTATCACCCAACACATCGGCGCTACCGCCGTCCCCTTAGAGACGGTGTCCGAGATGGCGGGCAGTCTCGTGGACCCAGACGACTTCGACCTGCCGGGACTGCTTTTCATCGACACGCCGGGACACCACTCCTTTACGACGCTTCGCTCTCGCGGCGGCGCACTCGCGGACATCGCCATCGTCGTCGTCGACGTAAACGACGGCTTCCAACCGCAGACGATAGAGGCGCTCGACATCCTCCGGCGGACGGGGACGCCGTTCGTCGTCGCCGCCAACAAGATAGACACGACGCCCGGATGGAACCCACAGGAGGGGTCGCCCATCCAGAAGACGTACGATGCGCAGTCGCAGAACGCCAGCCAGCGACTCGACTCGAACCTCTACGAGATAATCGGCAACCTCTCGGACGAGGGCTTTTCCGCTGACCTCTACTGGCGCGTCCAGAACTTCCAGAAGAACGTCGGCGTCGTCCCCATCTCGGCCATCACGAGCGAGGGGATTCCCGACCTGCTCGCGGTGCTCATGGGTCTCTCCCAGCGGTACATGAAAGAGCAGATGGAGATAGACGTCTCCGGGCCCGGCGCGGGGACGGTACTCGAAGTCAAAGACGAACGCGGGTTCGGGACGACACTCGACGTGGTGCTGTACGACGGCACCGTGAGCGAGGACGACACCATCGTCGTCGGCGGGATGGACGGCCCCATCGTGACCGACGTGCGCGCACTCTTGCAACCGCGCCCGAACGCCGAGATACGGACGGAGAAACGCTTCGACAAGGTCGAATCCGTCACCGCCGCCTCCGGTATCAAAATCGCCGCCCCCGATCTCGAACTCGCGATGGCGGGCGCGCCGATTCGCGTCGTCCGCGACCGGAACTTAGACGAGGTTATCGCCGAAGTCGAAGCCGAACTCGCGGAGATAGAGGTCGATACCGAAGAGGAGGGCGTCGTCGTGAAGGCGGACACCCTCGGCAGTCTCGAAGCGATGGCAAACGCCCTCAAAGAGGCGGAGGTGCCCGTCCTCCGCGCGGAAGTCGGCGATATCGCGCCGCGGGACGTGGCCGTCGCCTCGACGGCCCGAGAGGACGAGAACAAAGTCATCCTCGGCTTCAACGTCGACGTCCTCCCGAACGCGAAGGAGGAACTCGAACAGAGCGACGTGCGCCTGTTCGACGACGACGTCATCTACCAACTCATAGAGGAGTACGAGGAGTTCGTCGAGGAACGCAAGCGCGCCCAACAGGAGACGGTTCTGGACAAGATAATCCGGCCCTGCCGGTTCCGCATCCTCGAAGACCACGTCTTCCGGCAGTCGAGTCCCGCCGTCGTCGGCGTCGAAGTGCTCTCGGGCACCCTGAAGAACAACACGAACATCGCAAAGTGGGACGGGAACGAACCGAACCGGGTCGGGCAACTCTCCGGCATCCAAGAACAGGGAGAAGACGTCTCGAAGGCCCGCGCGGGCAAGCGCGTCTCCGTCGCCATCGACGGCCCGACGGTGGGCCGCCAGATAGAGGAGGGCGACGAACTGTGGGTCGAACTCCCCGAGAAACACGCGAAGATTCTCGAACAGGAACTGTCCGACGACATCCCGGCGGACGAACTGGAGGCGCTTACGGGCTACCTCGACAAACAGCGTCAACGCGACCCCTTCTGGGGGAAGTGA
- a CDS encoding NOB1 family endonuclease, with protein sequence MHILDSSAFINEYHTSEQTASIPMVNDELEGEASFRFDAMEGSGMHIHIPASGTVEKVRRAAGETGDRETLSDTDIRLLAAAFELDGVLVTDDYAMQNVAEKLNVQVDVIAQDGITEQRDWKYQCQGCGREFDEHKDRCPICGMDLARKNPA encoded by the coding sequence ATGCACATCCTCGATTCTTCTGCGTTCATAAACGAGTACCACACCTCAGAACAGACGGCCTCTATCCCCATGGTCAACGACGAACTCGAAGGGGAGGCGTCGTTCCGCTTCGACGCCATGGAGGGCTCCGGGATGCACATCCACATCCCCGCCTCGGGCACCGTCGAGAAAGTCCGCCGCGCGGCGGGCGAGACGGGCGACAGAGAGACGCTCTCCGACACCGACATCCGCCTTCTGGCGGCCGCGTTCGAACTCGACGGCGTCCTCGTGACCGACGACTACGCGATGCAGAACGTCGCCGAGAAACTCAACGTGCAGGTCGACGTCATCGCACAGGACGGCATCACGGAGCAACGTGACTGGAAGTACCAGTGTCAGGGCTGCGGCCGCGAGTTCGACGAACACAAAGACCGCTGTCCCATCTGCGGGATGGACCTCGCGCGAAAGAACCCGGCGTAG
- a CDS encoding DUF5811 family protein gives MNGNNPYAGSPGVVDAGHPNQEDLSTEQVRTLREAVAGIVSRTQSYLPEGYAIGSELSNGANGPEATVAVRPPVGRPVSAGFAPDGNDLESGLTDDDRDEVARGLAASAAFQVMSAVGDELTPTAR, from the coding sequence ATGAACGGAAACAACCCCTACGCGGGTTCCCCCGGCGTCGTCGATGCGGGCCACCCGAACCAAGAGGACCTCTCGACGGAACAGGTCCGGACGCTGCGCGAGGCCGTCGCGGGAATCGTCTCTCGCACGCAGTCGTACCTTCCGGAGGGATACGCTATCGGATCGGAACTCTCCAACGGAGCGAACGGTCCGGAGGCGACGGTGGCCGTCCGCCCGCCCGTCGGCCGACCGGTCAGCGCCGGGTTCGCGCCCGACGGGAACGACCTGGAGTCGGGACTCACAGACGACGACCGAGACGAAGTCGCTCGCGGACTCGCGGCCTCCGCGGCGTTTCAGGTCATGAGCGCCGTCGGCGACGAACTCACTCCGACCGCTCGGTAA
- a CDS encoding PRC-barrel domain-containing protein: MADILAENLSGKAVMGSDGTELGQLYNITMDLKTGALHDLLVSPHEEVRSGQFAFEQDDRGRFRVPVTRVQAVKDYIVIQR; the protein is encoded by the coding sequence ATGGCCGACATACTCGCCGAAAACCTCTCGGGGAAGGCCGTCATGGGTTCGGACGGAACCGAACTCGGGCAGTTGTACAACATCACCATGGACCTGAAGACCGGGGCGCTTCACGACCTTCTCGTCTCCCCGCACGAGGAGGTTCGCTCGGGACAGTTCGCCTTCGAACAGGACGACCGAGGCCGATTCCGTGTCCCCGTCACCCGCGTTCAGGCGGTCAAGGACTACATCGTCATCCAACGCTAA
- a CDS encoding DUF5812 family protein, with amino-acid sequence MTDEERVEGTFLVTAADEDSAVLKDVDTGQVHTLSSNPGVERHDAVSGVVSPDPPMNVSYQLVEMRSRTPLSLEVSDESPTTHARDIAADQPVGELTREERAGTGELHVITVPEETTAEAVSDVADDEEETLSRAARLGVNRVEIRSEPGVVVVRYMP; translated from the coding sequence ATGACCGACGAAGAACGGGTCGAAGGCACGTTTCTCGTGACCGCCGCGGACGAGGATTCGGCAGTCCTGAAAGACGTCGATACGGGGCAGGTCCACACGCTCTCGTCGAACCCCGGCGTCGAACGCCACGACGCCGTCTCCGGCGTCGTCTCCCCGGACCCGCCGATGAACGTCTCCTACCAACTCGTGGAGATGCGAAGTCGCACACCGCTCTCTCTGGAAGTCAGCGACGAGTCGCCGACGACGCACGCCCGAGACATCGCCGCCGACCAACCGGTGGGCGAACTGACGCGCGAAGAACGGGCGGGGACGGGCGAACTGCACGTCATCACTGTCCCCGAGGAGACGACGGCGGAAGCCGTCTCCGACGTCGCGGACGACGAGGAGGAGACGCTCTCTCGCGCCGCGCGTCTGGGCGTCAACCGCGTGGAGATTCGCTCCGAACCGGGCGTCGTCGTCGTGCGATATATGCCCTGA
- a CDS encoding PAS domain S-box protein encodes MTDPERYRLTFFETPNPTVITDENLQIVDVNRACVEFTGYSREELLGSPPSFLVNDSETYREITRALADRRAWEGEVEAVTKSGDRAFGYGATFPIVADGELRGYGGIFVDLSDRRRYTRTIQVLNRLLRHNIRNDVNVVAGVLETIRPALERPERDLLDRAMRRVDRLLDRAETARELNALLAKEDAEDAALSPVRLDEVARMTVRSLPPTDADVTLELPDDPVYVLADGAVQRAVAALVENGIEHADTPRPWVGVSIERTADRVFLTVEDDGPGIDADRADLLFGRREETPLQHGQGLSLFFVDRLMDLYGGAVEYRPRDPTGSVFELEFRRVADGADA; translated from the coding sequence ATGACTGACCCCGAACGCTATCGGCTGACCTTCTTCGAGACGCCGAACCCGACGGTCATCACCGACGAGAACCTCCAAATCGTCGACGTCAACCGGGCCTGCGTGGAGTTTACGGGCTACTCGCGCGAGGAACTTCTCGGGTCGCCGCCGTCGTTTCTGGTGAACGACTCGGAGACGTACCGAGAGATTACGCGGGCGTTGGCCGACAGGCGCGCGTGGGAGGGGGAAGTCGAGGCGGTGACGAAGTCGGGCGACCGAGCGTTCGGGTACGGCGCGACGTTTCCCATCGTCGCCGACGGCGAACTGCGCGGGTACGGCGGCATCTTCGTGGACCTGAGCGACCGACGACGGTACACTCGAACGATACAGGTGTTGAATCGCCTCCTCCGACACAACATCCGCAACGACGTCAACGTCGTCGCGGGCGTTCTCGAGACGATTCGACCGGCGCTGGAACGACCCGAACGTGACCTCCTCGACCGGGCGATGCGGCGCGTCGATCGACTCCTCGACCGGGCGGAGACGGCCCGCGAACTGAACGCCCTCCTCGCGAAGGAGGACGCCGAAGACGCCGCGCTCTCGCCCGTTCGCCTCGACGAGGTCGCGCGGATGACCGTTCGGAGCCTCCCCCCAACCGACGCGGACGTGACGCTCGAACTCCCCGACGACCCGGTGTACGTCCTCGCCGACGGGGCGGTCCAACGGGCCGTCGCCGCTCTCGTCGAGAACGGTATCGAACACGCCGACACGCCCCGTCCGTGGGTCGGCGTCAGCATCGAACGGACGGCCGACCGGGTCTTTCTGACCGTCGAGGACGACGGACCCGGCATCGACGCCGACCGGGCGGACCTACTGTTCGGTCGCAGAGAGGAGACGCCGTTGCAACACGGCCAGGGCCTCAGCCTCTTTTTCGTCGACCGGTTGATGGACCTCTACGGCGGGGCGGTGGAGTACCGCCCCCGCGACCCGACGGGGAGCGTCTTCGAGTTGGAGTTCCGCCGGGTCGCCGACGGCGCGGACGCCTGA
- a CDS encoding DUF7511 domain-containing protein: protein MDTNRHLTADIIDATNDAAFAAPARPDSRIGGPVSPPDYEATVVSYDDEPDECTIYPADATEDELVTTWISAKSGSYVSLADAR, encoded by the coding sequence ATGGATACAAATCGGCATCTCACGGCTGACATCATCGACGCGACGAACGACGCCGCGTTCGCGGCACCGGCCCGTCCCGACTCTCGAATCGGGGGCCCGGTGTCGCCGCCAGACTACGAAGCCACCGTCGTCTCGTACGACGACGAACCCGACGAGTGCACAATCTACCCCGCGGACGCCACCGAAGACGAGTTGGTGACGACGTGGATATCCGCGAAGTCGGGTTCGTACGTCTCTCTCGCCGACGCGCGCTGA
- the pan2 gene encoding proteasome-activating nucleotidase Pan2 has product MSRSPSLPDRPRLDLDPEMSEAERLSAIRQHFERLVAVNDELDDRLSEALDRREELKGEVDQLKDRNEALKTSSLYVATVEEVTDDGVVIKQHGNNQEVLTDASPHLDTEIENGDRVAINDSFAIQTLLDDETDSRAQAMEVDASPEVRYEDIGGIDEQVREVREAVEDPLTNPEMFAEVGVDPPSGVLLYGPPGTGKTMLAKAVANETDATFIKMAGSELVRKFIGEGSRLVRDLFELAADREPAVIFIDEIDAVASKRTDSKTSGDAEVQRTMMQLLSEMDGFDDRGEIRIMAATNRFDMLDEAILRPGRFDRLIEVPKPAPEGRQKILEIHTRDMNVADDVDFADFAEQLDDYSGADIASLATEAGMFAIRDERTEVTRADFDAAFEKLESTDEKTVLPGHTDYQY; this is encoded by the coding sequence ATGTCCAGAAGCCCCTCTCTCCCTGACCGCCCCCGTCTGGACCTCGACCCAGAGATGTCCGAGGCCGAACGCCTGTCGGCTATCCGGCAGCACTTCGAGCGCCTCGTCGCGGTGAACGACGAACTGGACGACCGCCTTTCGGAGGCGCTCGACCGCCGCGAAGAGCTCAAAGGCGAAGTCGACCAGTTGAAAGACCGAAACGAGGCGCTGAAGACCTCGTCGCTGTACGTCGCCACGGTCGAGGAAGTGACGGACGACGGCGTCGTCATCAAACAGCACGGCAACAACCAGGAGGTACTCACCGACGCCTCCCCGCATCTCGACACCGAAATCGAGAACGGCGACCGAGTGGCCATCAACGACTCGTTCGCCATCCAGACGCTCCTCGACGACGAGACGGACTCGCGCGCGCAAGCGATGGAAGTCGACGCCTCTCCGGAGGTCCGGTACGAGGATATCGGCGGCATCGACGAGCAGGTTCGGGAGGTCCGCGAGGCGGTCGAAGACCCCCTCACGAACCCCGAGATGTTCGCGGAAGTCGGCGTCGACCCGCCGTCGGGCGTCCTCCTCTACGGTCCGCCGGGCACCGGCAAGACGATGCTGGCGAAGGCCGTCGCAAACGAGACGGACGCGACGTTCATCAAGATGGCCGGGTCGGAACTCGTCCGGAAGTTCATCGGCGAGGGCTCTCGTCTCGTCCGCGACCTGTTCGAACTGGCCGCGGACCGCGAACCCGCAGTCATCTTCATCGACGAGATAGACGCCGTCGCATCCAAGCGGACGGACTCGAAGACGTCCGGCGACGCCGAGGTTCAGCGGACGATGATGCAACTGCTCTCGGAGATGGACGGCTTCGACGACAGAGGCGAGATTCGCATCATGGCCGCGACGAACCGCTTCGACATGCTCGACGAGGCCATCCTCCGCCCCGGCCGGTTCGACCGCCTCATCGAGGTTCCCAAGCCCGCACCCGAGGGCCGCCAGAAGATTCTGGAGATTCACACCCGCGACATGAACGTCGCGGACGACGTGGACTTCGCCGACTTCGCCGAGCAACTCGACGACTACTCCGGCGCGGACATCGCCTCTCTGGCCACCGAGGCCGGGATGTTCGCCATCCGAGACGAACGCACCGAAGTCACTCGCGCGGACTTCGACGCCGCCTTCGAGAAACTCGAATCCACGGACGAGAAGACGGTACTGCCCGGTCACACGGACTACCAGTACTGA
- a CDS encoding preprotein translocase subunit SecD: MASIRDNWRIVLLVVFVLISTFALFSPTLAPDDGGGSDGAVAGEGGMTNLQYGLQLSGGTRVRAPLVGITAEEVQFGSDQPRAVERNVASGLSNATPSDVIARPTGENVGTVEVTVENTSQTELEAALGDAGYGYGTVRDGVTETTRGDAVSVLENKINEAGLSGGTVQQVRTATGEHFILIEVPNRDRSEVLDLVSERGTVTIQAYYAAENGSGYESREILQQDDFQSIGTASESQTSGGAFVPVTVKESAAGGFQQATVETGISQPGGTTCTYRENPNGTEPCLLLVVNGEVVNAFGMSPGLAQGMRSGEWANAPEFQLQTRNLSEAQDVAINLRAGALPAKLDLTGPDGGTSSYVSPSQGADFKSNSLLTGLVAVFAVAGVVFLRYKKARVAAPMIVTALSEVVILLGFAAGIGYPLDLSVIAGFIAVIGTGVDDLIIIADEVMAEGQIDSRRVFQSRFKKAFWVIGAAAATTIIAMSPLAVLSLGDLQGFAIFTILGVLVGVLVTRPAYGDILRALTTKDR, from the coding sequence ATGGCCTCGATCCGCGACAACTGGCGCATCGTCCTGCTCGTGGTGTTCGTGCTCATCTCGACGTTCGCGCTGTTCTCGCCGACGCTCGCGCCGGACGACGGCGGCGGTTCTGACGGCGCCGTGGCCGGCGAGGGCGGGATGACGAACCTCCAGTACGGCCTGCAACTCTCCGGCGGGACGCGCGTGCGCGCGCCCCTCGTCGGAATCACCGCAGAGGAGGTGCAGTTCGGCAGCGACCAACCGCGGGCGGTCGAACGGAACGTCGCCTCCGGCCTGTCGAACGCGACACCGTCGGACGTCATCGCGCGACCGACCGGCGAGAACGTCGGTACGGTCGAGGTGACCGTCGAGAACACCTCCCAGACCGAACTCGAAGCCGCACTCGGCGACGCGGGTTACGGATACGGAACCGTCCGCGACGGCGTCACCGAGACGACGCGAGGGGACGCCGTCTCCGTCCTCGAAAACAAGATCAACGAGGCCGGTCTCTCGGGCGGTACCGTCCAACAGGTGCGGACGGCGACGGGCGAGCATTTCATCCTCATCGAAGTGCCGAACCGCGACCGCTCGGAAGTCCTCGACCTCGTGAGCGAACGCGGGACGGTCACCATCCAAGCGTACTACGCCGCCGAGAACGGAAGCGGGTACGAATCGCGCGAGATTCTCCAACAGGACGACTTCCAGAGCATCGGGACCGCCTCCGAGAGTCAGACCTCCGGGGGAGCGTTCGTCCCGGTGACCGTCAAAGAGTCCGCGGCCGGCGGGTTCCAACAGGCGACGGTCGAGACGGGCATCTCCCAACCCGGCGGCACGACCTGTACGTACAGGGAGAACCCGAACGGCACCGAACCGTGTCTGCTCCTCGTCGTCAACGGCGAAGTCGTCAACGCGTTCGGGATGAGTCCCGGCCTCGCACAGGGGATGCGTTCGGGCGAGTGGGCGAACGCGCCGGAGTTCCAACTCCAGACGCGAAACCTCTCTGAGGCCCAAGACGTCGCCATCAACCTCCGCGCCGGCGCGCTTCCGGCGAAACTCGACCTCACGGGTCCGGACGGAGGGACCTCGTCGTACGTCTCACCGAGTCAGGGCGCTGACTTCAAGTCGAACTCGCTTCTGACCGGCCTCGTCGCCGTCTTCGCCGTCGCGGGCGTGGTGTTCCTCCGCTACAAGAAGGCTCGCGTCGCCGCGCCGATGATCGTCACGGCGCTTTCGGAGGTGGTCATCCTCCTCGGATTCGCCGCCGGTATCGGCTATCCGCTCGACCTGTCTGTCATCGCCGGCTTCATCGCTGTCATCGGGACGGGGGTGGACGACCTGATAATCATCGCCGACGAGGTGATGGCCGAGGGCCAGATAGACTCTCGGCGCGTCTTCCAGTCGCGATTCAAGAAGGCGTTCTGGGTCATCGGTGCCGCCGCCGCGACGACGATAATCGCCATGTCACCGCTCGCGGTGTTGTCGCTCGGTGACCTCCAGGGCTTTGCCATCTTCACCATCCTCGGCGTCCTCGTCGGCGTCTTGGTGACGCGCCCGGCGTACGGCGACATCCTGCGCGCTCTCACGACGAAGGACCGCTGA